In Drosophila willistoni isolate 14030-0811.24 chromosome XR unlocalized genomic scaffold, UCI_dwil_1.1 Seg144, whole genome shotgun sequence, one DNA window encodes the following:
- the LOC6638546 gene encoding chromodomain-helicase-DNA-binding protein Mi-2 homolog, producing the protein MASEEDNDDNFQEEEEALEDNAQVAELSNDSDAPLKPNNDEDDDYDPEDNRKKKKGKKRKTKKGEEKGRKKKKRKKNESEEDSDFVQHDEEVEYPSTSSKRGRKRKEEKQAAKEKESSATSGMPSVEDVCSAFSVCDVEIEYSEEELQNLTTYKLFMQHVRPILQKENPKIAAAKLMMLVAAKWREFCESNPHIQQEQQGQSGRSNSAGGNDEPEEPRSSRSSRNEKPDDIYEEAEEEEEEEEEEKKPRRKRSGRGKKVRRPLSKVPTLKIKFGKRKRDSSDDEQDASGASERDSDLEFERMLQKSDDSADEKEASTAASSSKADKEAAAAASASSAAGGATPAGGDDVPVVRKKAKTKIGNKFKKKNKLKKTKNFPEGEDGEHEHQDYCEVCQQGGEIILCDTCPRAYHLVCLEPELDEPPEGKWSCPHCEADGGAAEEEDDDEHQEFCRVCKDGGELLCCDSCPSAYHTFCLNPPLDTIPDGDWRCPRCSCPPLTGKAEKIITWRWAVHRNAAGDEQPSTSKGAAKPCRIREYFIKWHNMSYWHCEWVSEVQLDVHHPLMIRSFQRKYDMEEPPKFEESLDEADTRFKRIQRHKDKVGMKGGDDDDEQQLEEKFYKNGVKPEWLIVQRVINHRTARDGSSMYLVKWRELPYDKSTWEEEGDDIQGLRQAIDYYQDLRAVCTSENTRSSSKKNKKGRKTKSKVELDDEDRPVKHYTPPPDKPTTDLKKKYEGQPAFLENTGMQLHPYQIEGINWLRYSWGQGIDTILADEMGLGKTIQTVTFLYSLYKEGHCRGPFLVAVPLSTLVNWEREFELWAPDFYCITYIGDKDSRAVIRENELSFEEGAIRGTKVSRLRTTQYKFNVLLTSYELISMDAPCLGSIDWAVLVVDEAHRLKSNQSKFFRILNSYTIAYKLLLTGTPLQNNLEELFHLLNFLSRDKFNDLQAFQGEFADVSKEEQVKRLHEMLGPHMLRRLKTDVLKNMPSKSEFIVRVELSAMQKKFYKFILTKNYEALNSKSGGGSCSLINIMMDLKKCCNHPYLFPSAAEEALTSAGGLYEINSLTKAAGKLVLLSKMLKQLKSQNHRVLIFSQMTKMLDILEDFLEGEQYKYERIDGSITGAVRQEAIDRFNAPGAQQFVFLLSTRAGGLGINLATADTVIIYDSDWNPHNDIQAFSRAHRIGQANKVMIYRFVTRNSVEERVTQVAKRKMMLTHLVVRPGMGGKGANFTKQELDDILRFGTEDLFKEDDKEEAIHYDDKAVAELLDRSNRGIEEKESWANEYLSSFKVASYATKEEEEEEETEIIKQEAENSDPAYWVKLLRHHYEQHQEDVGRSLGKGKRVRKQVNYTDGGVVAADTSRDDSNWQDNGSEYNSEYSAGSDEDGGDDDFDEQNGGERKAKRRLERRDDRPLPPLLARVGGNIEVLGFNARQRKSFLNAIMRYGMPPQDAFNSQWLVRDLRGKSERNFKAYVSLFMRHLCEPGADNAETFADGVPREGLSRQHVLTRIGVMSLIRKKVQEFEHINGYYSMPELILKPCEPVRALTKAETAAAAETAAPAAAAAAAAKPATTTEVDKSATTSNSATPATSAAPSPAPASEKGEDKEKDKDKDKDKDKDKDNKEKEAAEAKEKGTPEKTAELKQEQTEKTAADASEASADSKKSTSAEVKKEQEADEATADSSAAAAAAAAGEVKSESEVKTETAKVEPKEEAAAAAGGASTAAAAAKVATKEETKKEDDEKEKPTAAAAPAAPVEDKKPTTIIDDDDDDVMIVKEDGELEKPSASSPKDQKAIAAAAATAATAAGGGGAAAAATGATTASGKLVEDSLEVLKRKFMFNIADGGFTELHTLWLNEEKAAVPGREYEIWHRRHDYWLLAGIVTHGYGRWQDIQNDIRFAIINEPFKMDVGKGNFLEIKNKFLARRFKLLEQALVIEEQLRRAAFLNLAQDPSHPAMSLNARFAEVECLAESHQHLSKESLAGNKPANAVLHKVLNQLEELLSDMKSDVSRLPATLARIPPVAQRLQMSERSILSRLAATAGNASNAAQLMAQFPAGFQGTTLPAFTGGPAGNFANFRPQFSVPGQLSNNSGN; encoded by the exons ATGGCATCCGAAGAAGATAATGATGATAATTTTCAAG AAGAGGAAGAGGCTTTAGAGGATAATGCACAGGTGGCCGAGTTGTCCAATGATTCTGATGCTCCCTTAAAACCAAAT AATGACGAAGATGATGATTACGATCCCGAAGATAATCGTAAGAAGAAGAAGGGCAAGAAACGTAAAACCAAAAAGGGCGAAGAGAAGGGTCGCAAAAAGAAGAAGCGCAAGAAGAATGAAAGCGAAGAGGATAGCGATTTTGTTCAACACGATGAAGAAGTGGAATATCCCAGCACCTCATCGAAACGTGGACGTAAACGCAAAGAGGAGAAGCAAGCCGCCAAGGAGAAGGAATCATCGGCAACTTCAG GCATGCCCTCTGTGGAAGATGTGTGCTCCGCTTTCAGTGTCTGCGATGTGGAAATCGAATACAGCGAAGAGGAGTTGCAGAATTTGACCACATATAAATTGTTTATGCAACATGTGCGTCCCATATTACAGAAGGAGAATCCCAAAATAGCGGCAGCCAAACTGATGATGTTGGTGGCCGCCAAATGGCGTGAGTTCTGCGAAAGTAATCCGCATAtccagcaggagcagcagggACAATCGGGACGTAGCAATTCGGCAGGTGGTAATGATGAGCCCGAGGAGCCGCGTTCATCGCGCTCATCGCGCAATGAGAAACCCGATGACATTTACGAGGAGGCCGAAGAGGAGGAagaggaagaggaggaggaaaaGAAGCCCCGCCGCAAACGCAGCGGACGTGGCAAGAAGGTACGACGTCCATTGAGTAAGGTACCAACATTGAAGATTAAGTTTGGCAAGCGTAAACGCGATAGCTCCGACGATGAGCAAGATGCCAGCGGTGCATCTGAACGGGATTCGGATTTGGAATTTGAGCGAATGCTCCAGAAATCGGATGACAGTGCCGATGAGAAGGAGGCATCAACTGCGGCCTCCAGTAGCAAGGCGGACAAGGAAGCCGCAGCAGCGGCATCTGCATCATCGGCAGCGGGAGGAGCCACACCGGCGGGCGGTGATGATGTGCCCGTGGTGAGGAAGAAGGCAAAGACCAAGATTGGCAACAAGTtcaagaagaagaacaaactAAAGAAAACCAAGAACTTCCCCGAGGGCGAGGACGGCGAGCATGAGCATCAGGATTATTGTGAGGTGTGCCAACAAGGCGGTGAGATTATTCTATGCGACACCTGTCCAAGGGCATACCATTTGGTTTGCCTCGAACCGGAACTGGACGAGCCGCCAGAGGGCAAATGGTCGTGTCCGCATTGCGAGGCCGATGGCGGTGCCGCCGAAGAGGAGGACGATGACGAGCATCAGGAATTCTGTCGCGTATGCAAGGATGGCGGTGAATTGCTCTGCTGCGATTCCTGCCCGTCGGCCTATCACACATTCTGTTTGAATCCACCGCTGGACACCATACCCGATGGCGATTGGCGTTGCCCGCGCTGCAGTTGTCCACCGCTGACCGGCAAGGCGGAGAAGATTATCACCTGGCGTTGGGCTGTCCATCGCAATGCCGCCGGTGATGAGCAGCCTTCGACCTCGAAGGGAGCTGCCAAGCCATGTCGCATACGAGAGTATTTCATTAAGTGGCACAACATGTCCTATTGGCATTGCGAATGGGTCTCGGAGGTGCAACTGGATGTACATCATCCGTTGATGATCAGATCCTTCCAGAGGAAATACGATATGGAGGAGCCACCCAAGTTCGAGGAGTCACTGGACGAGGCTGACACCCGCTTCAAGCGTATCCAGCGGCACAAGGACAAGGTGGGCATGAAGGGTggcgacgacgatgacgaacAGCAGCTGGAGGAGAAATTCTATAAGAATGGTGTCAAACCCGAATGGTTGATTGTCCAGCGTGTCATCAATCACAGGACTGCGCGTGATGGCAGCTCCATGTATCTGGTGAAATGGCGTGAATTGCCATACGACAAGTCCACCTGGGAGGAAGAGGGCGACGATATACAGGGCCTAAGACAGGCAATTGATTACTATCAGGATCTGCGGGCTGTTTGCACATCCGAGAATACGCGCTCCAGCAGCAAGAAGAATAAAAAGGGACGCAAAACCAAGTCCAAGGTCGAACTCGACGACGAGGATCGACCAGTTAAGCATTATACACCGCCGCCGGATAAACCGACGACAGATctaaagaagaaatatgaagGACAGCCGGCATTCCTGGAGAACACGGGCATGCAATTGCATCCGTATCAGATTGAGGGTATCAATTGGTTGCGCTATAGCTGGGGCCAAGGCATCGATACCATACTGGCCGATGAGATGGGTCTCGGCAAGACCATTCAGACGGTGACATTCTTGTATTCATTGTACAAGGAGGGCCATTGCCGTGGACCATTTCTGGTCGCTGTGCCGCTCTCCACTCTGGTGAATTGGGAGCGTGAATTCGAATTGTGGGCACCGGATTTCTATTGCATCACCTACATTGGCGACAAGGACTCCCGTGCCGTGATACGTGAGAATGAGCTGAGCTTTGAGGAGGGCGCCATCAGGGGAACCAAAGTGTCGCGTTTGCGCACCACTCAGTACAAATTCAATGTCCTATTGACCAGCTACGAGCTAATCTCCATGGATGCCCCATGTCTGGGCAGCATCGATTGGGCCGTCCTCGTGGTTGACGAAGCGCATCGTCTGAAGAGTAATCAGAGTAAATTCTTTCGCATTCTGAACAGCTATACGATTGCCTATAAACTGCTATTGACTGGCACACCATTGCAAAATAATCTGGAAGAGTTGTTCCATTTGCTGAATTTCCTGAGTCGCGACAAGTTTAACGATCTGCAGGCTTTCCAAGGCGAATTCGCCGATGTGTCCAAGGAGGAGCAAGTGAAGCGTTTGCATGAAATGCTCGGACCGCATATGTTGCGTCGCCTCAAGACCGATGTGCTCAAGAATATGCCCTCGAAATCGGAATTCATTGTCCGTGTGGAGTTGTCGGCCATGCAAAAGAAATTCTACAAATTCATCTTGACCAAGAACTATGAGGCATTGAATTCCAAGAGCGGTGGTGGTTCCTGTTCCCTGATCAACATTATGATGGATCTGAAGAAATGCTGCAATCATCCATATCTGTTTCCCTCAGCTGCCGAAGAGGCACTCACCTCGGCTGGTGGCCTCTACGAGATCAACTCGTTGACCAAGGCGGCCGGCAAATTGGTTTTACTCTCCAAGATGCTAAAGCAATTGAAATCGCAGAATCATCGTGTACTCATCTTCTCGCAGATGACCAAGATGTTGGACATCTTGGAGGATTTCCTCGAGGGGGAGCAATACAAGTATGAGCGCATTGATGGCAGCATTACGGGAGCAGTGCGTCAGGAGGCCATCGATCGTTTCAATGCGCCGGGAGCTCAGCAATTTGTCTTCCTGTTGAGTACTCGTGCCGGTGGTTTGGGTATTAATTTGGCTACAGCCGATACTGTCATCATTTATGATTCGGATTGGAATCCGCACAATGACATTCAGGCCTTTTCGCGTGCCCATCGTATCGGTCAGGCGAACAAGGTGATGATCTATCGTTTTGTCACCAGAAATTCGGTGGAGGAGCGTGTCACCCAAGTGGCCAAGCGAAAGATGATGCTCACCCATTTGGTTGTGCGTCCCGGCATGGGTGGCAAGGGGGCCAATTTCACCAAGCAGGAATTGGACGATATTCTGCGTTTCGGCACCGAGGATCTCTTCAAGGAGGATGACAAAGAGGAGGCCATTCATTATGATGACAAGGCGGTGGCTGAGCTACTGGACCGCAGTAATCGTGGCATTGAGGAGAAGGAGTCCTGGGCCAATGAGTATCTCTCATCGTTCAAGGTGGCCTCGTATGCCACcaaagaggaggaggaggaggaggagacaGAAATTATTAAACAGGAAGCTGAGAACTCAGATCCCGCCTATTGGGTCAAATTGTTGCGTCATCACTACGAGCAGCATCAGGAGGATGTCGGACGTAGTCTGGGCAAGGGCAAGCGTGTCCGCAAGCAAGTCAACTACACAGATGGCGGCGTTGTGGCCGCCGATACGTCACGCGACGATTCCAACTGGCAGGACAATGGCAGTGAATACAATTCAGAGTATTCGGCCGGTTCCGATGAGGATGGCGGCGACGATGACTTCGATGAGCAGAATGGAGGCGAACGCAAGGCCAAGCGAAGATTGGAGCGTCGTGACGATCGTCCATTGCCGCCATTGCTGGCCCGGGTGGGTGGTAACATCGAGGTCCTTGGCTTCAATGCCCGCCAGCGGAAGAGTTTCCTCAATGCCATCATGCGATATGGCATGCCGCCGCAGGATGCCTTCAATTCGCAGTGGCTGGTCAGAGATTTGCGTGGTAAATCCGAAAGGAACTTCAAGGCCTACGTCTCACTCTTTATGCGTCATCTGTGTGAGCCCGGTGCGGATAATGCGGAAACCTTTGCCGACGGTGTACCCCGTGAGGGTCTCTCCCGCCAGCATGTGCTCACCCGCATTGGCGTCATGTCGCTTATCCGCAAGAAGGTGcaggaattcgaacacatcaATGGCTATTACAGTATGCCCGAGTTGATATTGAAGCCATGTGAGCCAGTTCGTGCATTGACCAAGGCGGAAACAGCTGCTGCGGCAGAAACCGCAGCtccagcggcagcggcagcggctgCTGCCAAGCCAGCCACAACCACGGAGGTGGATAAGAGTGCAACCACTAGCAACAGCGCAACACCAGCTACAAGTGCTGCTCCCAGTCCGGCTCCTGCTTCAGAAAAGGGAGAGGATAAGGAGAAGGACAAAGACAAAGACAAAGATAAGGATAAGGATAAGGACAACAAAGAGAAGGAGGCAGCCGAGGCAAAGGAGAAGGGTACACCCGAAAAGACTGCTGAGCTCAAGCAAGAACAGACCGAGAAAACCGCTGCTGATGCCTCTGAGGCTTCTGCTGACAGCAAAAAATCAACATCTGCTGAGGTCAAGAAAGAGCAAGAGGCAGACGAGGCCACCGCTGACAGTTCCgcagccgccgccgctgccgcagCAGGAGAAGTTAAATCCGAATCGGAGGTCAAAACAGAGACAGCCAAGGTTGAACCCAAGGaggaagcagcagcagcagcaggaggagcTTCtactgccgccgccgccgccaagGTTGCAACCAAGGAAGAGACCAAAAAAGAAGACGATGAGAAGGAGaagccaacagcagcagcagctccagCAGCTCCAGTTGAGGACAAGAAGCCCACAACAATCattgacgacgatgatgatgatgtgatGATTGTGAAAGAAGATGGCGAATTGGAAAAGCCCAGCGCCAGTTCACCCAAGGATCAGAAGGCTatagcagcagccgcagcgacagctgccactgctgctggtggtggtggtgcagcagccgcagcgacTGGAGCCACAACTGCCTCGGGCAAATTGGTTGAGGATAGCCTGGAAGTGCTTAAACGTAAATTCATGTTCAATATTGCCGATGGCGGTTTCACTGAACTGCACACCCTCTGGCTGAACGAGGAGAAGGCAGCTGTGCCCGGACGTGAATACGAGATTTGGCATCGTCGTCATGACTATTGGCTGTTGGCCGGCATTGTTACCCATGGCTATGGCCGTTGGCAGGACATCCAGAACGATATACGTTTCGCCATCATCAACGAGCCCTTCAAAATGGATGTGGGCAAGGGCAATTTCCTGGAGATTAAGAACAAATTCCTTGCACGGCGTTTCAAGTTGCTGGAGCAAGCTCTGGTCATTGAGGAGCAATTGAGGCGTGCAGCCTTCTTGAATCTCGCCCAGGATCCCAGCCATCCGGCTATGTCGCTCAATGCCCGGTTCGCCGAGGTCGAATGTCTGGCTGAATCGCATCAGCATCTGAGTAAGGAATCGCTGGCTGGCAATAAACCAGCCAATGCTGTGCTCCATAAGGTGCTCAACCAGTTGGAGGAGTTGCTATCCGACATGAAGAGCGATGTGTCCCGCCTGCCGGCCACATTGGCCCGCATTCCCCCGGTGGCTCAGCGTCTGCAGATGTCTGAGCGTTCGATTCTATCACGATTGGCGGCCACGGCCGGCAATGCCTCCAATGCGG CACAACTGATGGCTCAATTCCCGGCTGGATTCCAGGGCACAACTTTGCCGGCCTTTACCGGCGGACCGGCTGgcaattttgcaaatttcCGACCACAGTTCTCTGTGCCCGGCCAGCTATCGAATAACTCGGGCAATTAA
- the LOC6638547 gene encoding mitochondrial import receptor subunit TOM22 homolog produces the protein MGEPEKAITDFDAEADAEKYDDEPDESLGERVWGLSEMFPESVRNAADVITRTTVKGISTLYTFTCNASWIFFTTSVILFAPVIFETERAQMEELQKSQQKQVLLGPGNAVIPSGPSANLPLIR, from the exons aTGGGAGAACCAGAAAAAGCT ATAACTGACTTTGACGCTGAAGCCGATGCTGAGAAATACGATGAT GAGCCCGATGAATCGCTGGGTGAACGCGTCTGGGGATTAAGTGAGATGTTTCCGGAATCGGTGCGCAATGCTGCCGATGTTATAACACGGACCACTGTGAAGGGCATTAGCACTCTTTACACATTCACATGCAATGCATCCTGGATCTTCTTTACCACATCTGTTATATTGTTTGCTCCGGTTATTTTTGAGACCGAACGTGCCCAAATGGAGGAGCTGCAGAAATCGCAGCAGAAACAAGTGCTCCTGGGACCGGGCAATGCTGTGATTCCATCTGGACCTTCAGCCAATTTGCCATTGATTcgttga
- the LOC6639007 gene encoding RNA polymerase II elongation factor Ell: protein MTNSIASTKCLPTALSSGNYGMSQSQHHDTKEYIIVKLTDSAIHALEEYQRDDLAKRLAPGQGPKIQFLGNSGVIQFPSSSSSSSSSSSSSSSNPNNNNHPNTSSFKFSINDMEGALECIQQKQQGLDVLGGITLRMRIHANDDVYDTTRTKMAIAEETEKSKCIREIKPNQSDIGRKVKKPSSSTTTSLTTTTTANAFHHHHHHSSNNNSNNHSGNNSSNSFNSQNSRKLVSSPFNGLGVGSSSAASIPAAAGSSRSPNPSTLGASGTIVSGMGAAAALGGGGRSNSAASTLAYTFANSVTQGYNMSGTSPNQNANNNHHHHSSSSAISSNSTSTSNFTNGRSNKMPSSSSSSSSSSRNTNSNNSSSKSSSQTQNKSDVSRRNIRERLIHLLALKTFKKPELFARLKNEGIRDRERNLITGILTDISTMSHNTYNLRRQMWNDVDENWPYFSEQELQQLKRRKPQNLTPPMSSDAGSSTSGQSPTSTHTGSPPPAHGGGGGGVGGLSANNGNAGGVGGGGSSSSLKRTSLEYDESTFSTVQPKKQRISHYKKDTPPSSSSTGSSSSSSAINSNYASSLSNRNRNTPPQRTQGPLDDHSTNDLSYSVLDNMDEFINQHQQQQQQQQHQQHQQQHQQQQHHQQQQRRQQRSSSSSSSLGSGGGGGSKDKRSSTGSNSSTSSNTTTMTTASARKSSSATPPKLTASFVSASSGGGGGGGGGTSAKQRPPPASQQNEYNNSYNKSPHAASNSKKRTTTASSGSNSSNSSSSNGHHQRQRSSSSSSGSNNNNNSNNNYQQVPPPNMLPQRSSMPTPPQQQQQQQHPQPPLSSSTSSHHPSSKSLSSSSSSHQHQHQPSSTIAHPPAPPPARNPPSAASKHPSPTQQLAAAAHAYATHAAPTDPNSSSTLRYDFSQYSPIRTLEVRRRYKTEFESDYVEYCKLLTRVEDVCKRFQDLSERLESARRRDTGYGGDHYDNIEQQIVSEYERIHSDRTIIEDKQRFDYLHAKLAHIKQLVSDYDKKLIIAQQQQQQAAAAAAAAAAAAAAEQQARLLEEQRRQQQHLHHAVETIEQQQQQAQPSQQQQMLIPQQQQQQQQQLQQKPQQQQPHQSSDSDDSSDSSDSNDDDDDDDDDDGDDSNSNTDDDDDRY, encoded by the exons ATGACCAATTCGATTGCGTCAACAAAATGCCTACCCACTGCTCTCTCGTCTGGCAATTATGGTATGTCCCAGAGTCAACACCATGATACCAAGGAATATATCATTGTTAAGCTAACCGATTCGGCCATACATGCCTTGGAGGAATATCAGAGAGATGATTTGGCCAAACGCCTTGCGCCTGGCCAGGGGcccaaaattcaatttttgggcAACTCTGGGGTTATACAATTTCCCagcagtagtagtagtagtagcagcagcagcagctctaGCAGCAGCAAtcctaataataataatcatccTAATACATCATCATTTAAGTTCTCCATCAATGATATGGAGGGAGCATTGGAGTGCATACAACAGAAGCAACAGGGATTGGATGTACTTGGCGGGATTACATTGCGTATGCGTATACATGCTAATGACGATGTCTACGATACGACAAGGACAAAAATGGCCATTGCCGAGGAGACGGAGAAGAGTAAATGCATTAGGGAGATTAAGCCAAATCAGTCGGATATTGGGCGTAAGGTGAAGaagccatcatcatcaacgACAACATCAttaacgacgacgacgacagcgAATGcatttcatcatcatcatcatcacagcagtaacaacaacagcaacaaccacagtgggaacaacagcagcaatagTTTTAATAGCCAGAATAGTCGTAAGCTAGTTTCATCGCCATTTAATGGTCTAGGAGTAGgttcatcatcagcagcatccataccagcagcagcaggatcGTCACGTTCACCCAATCCTAGCACTTTGGGTGCCAGCGGCACAATAGTCAGTGGAATGGGAGCGGCGGCGGCTCTAGGAGGAGGTGGTCGATCTAATTCAGCCGCCTCAACCTTGGCATACACATTTGCCAATAGCGTAACGCAGGGTTATAACATGAGTGGCACCTCACCCAATCAAAATGCCAATAACAATCACCACCATcactcctcctcctccgcaATCAGCAGCAATAGCACCTCCACTTCCAATTTTACAAATGGTCGTTCCAACAAaatgccatcatcatcatcgtcgtcgtcgtcttcgtcGCGCAATACCAACAGCAATAACAGCAGCTCCAAATCTTCGTCACAGACCCAAAACAAATCAGATGTCTCCCGTCGTAATATACGCGAACGTTTAATCCATTTACTGGCCTTGAAGACCTTTAAGAAGCCCGAACTCTTTGCCCGCTTGAAGAACGAGGGTATTAGGGATCGCGAAAGGAATCTAATCACCGGCATACTCACAGATATAAGCACCATGTCGCATAATACCTACAATTTGCGGCGCCAAATGTGGAATGATGTGGATGAGAATTGGCCGTATTTTAGTGAACAGGAATTGCAGCAGCTAAAGCGCCGTAAACCGCAAAATTTAACGCCACCGATGAGTTCGGATGCTGGCAGTTCTACATCGGGTCAGAGTCCAACATCAACGCATACGGGGAGTCCGCCGCCAGCAcatggcggtggtggtggtggtgttggtggtttATCGGCCAATAATGGAAATGCCGGAGGTGTGGGTGGAGGAGGATCGTCGTCTAGTTTGAAACGCACCAGCTTGGAGTACGATGAGAGCACGTTCAGCACAGTACAGCCGAAAAAGCAACGCATCAGTCATTATAAAAAGGATACACCGCCATCTTCCTCATCCACAGGCTCGTCATCTTCATCATCTGCCATTAATTCAAACTATGCCTCCTCCTTGTCAAATCGCAATCGCAATACACCTCCACAGCGGACACAGGGACCCTTGGATGATCATAGTACGAATGATTTAAGTTATAGCGTGTTGGACAATATGGATGAATTCATTaatcagcatcagcaacagcagcaacaacaacaacaccaacaacaccaacagcagcatcaacagcaacagcatcatcagcagcagcaaagaaGGCAGCAAAggagcagcagtagcagctcTTCACTAGGCagcggtggcggtggtggaTCTAAGGATAAACGCAGCTCAACTGGCAGCAATTCCAGCACAAGTTCCAATACCACCACAATGACAACAGCATCAGCACGTAAATCTTCATCTGCAACGCCACCAAAGCTTACAGCAAGTTTTGTTTCTGCGTCGTCGggtggaggtggaggaggaggaggtggaacGAGTGCCAAACAACGTCCACCACCAGCCTCGCAACAGAATGAGTACAACAATTCATATAACAAGAGTCCGCATGCGGCGTCCAACAGTAAGAAACGTACGACGACTGCGTCTAGTGGTAGTAATAGTAGcaatagtagtagtagtaatgGCCATCATCAGCGTCAacgtagcagtagcagcagcagcggtagtaacaacaacaacaacagcaacaacaactatcaGCAAGTGCCGCCACCTAATATGCTGCCTCAACGTTCGTCTATGCCTACTCCTcctcagcaacagcagcaacaacaacatcctCAACCGCCTTTGTCATCGTCGACGTCGTCTCATCATCCTTCTTCTAAGtctttgtcgtcgtcgtcgtcctctcaccaacatcaacatcagccATCATCAACAATAGCGCATCCACCTGCTCCTCCACCTGCTAGAAATCCTCCATCAGCTGCATCGAAACATCCGTCGCCCACACAACAATTGGCCGCTGCCGCCCATGCCTATGCCACACATGCGGCTCCAACTGATCCCAATTCGAGCTCAACGCTACGCTATGACTTTAGCCAATATTCTCCTATAAGAACGCTGGAAGTGCGCCGGCGCTACAAGACTGAATTTGAAAGCGATTACGTTGAGTATTGCAAGCTATTGACTCGTGTCGAGGATGTATGCAAGCGTTTCCAGGATCTATCCGAGCGTTTGGAGAGCGCTCGTCGTCGGGACACTGGCTATGGTGGTGATCATTATGATAATATTGAGCAGCAAATTGTATCCGAATATGAGAGGATTCATAGTGATCGGACCATAATTGAGGATAAACAGAGATTTGATTACTTGCATGCCAAATTGGCGCACATAAAGCAGCTGGTAAGTGATTATGATAAGAAGCTGATAATTGCA cagcagcaacaacaacaggctgcagcagcagcagcagcagcagcagcagccgccgccGCCGAGCAGCAGGCAAGACTTTTAGAAGAGCAAAGgaggcagcaacaacatttaCATCATGCAGTGGAAACGAtagaacagcagcagcagcaggcgcAGCCatcacagcagcagcaaatgtTGATCcctcagcagcaacaacaacaacaacaacaactgcaacaaaaaccacaacaacaacaaccgcaTCAAAGCAGCGACTCAGACGATAGCTCCGATAGCTCTGATTccaatgatgatgacgacgatgacgatgatgatgatggcgatgattccaactccaataccgatgatgatgacgaccgCTACTGA